In a genomic window of Helianthus annuus cultivar XRQ/B chromosome 10, HanXRQr2.0-SUNRISE, whole genome shotgun sequence:
- the LOC110886727 gene encoding protein TRIGALACTOSYLDIACYLGLYCEROL 1, chloroplastic, producing MQTAAQHSITFHLHGRRDSTKTCAWMKFGNTSQLSPRHKLVRRVFNDQSWVDTNRTNFFLNNKNRVFPIPNTMTNDGHAIPISASEDSAATNDTPDQEPPPLFSKWTPPGYLWRGLSVFVLAGQVIMRVLNRKVHWKNTLQQLERVGPKSVGVCLLTSAFVGMAFTIQFVREFTRLGLNRAVGGVLALAFVRELSPVITSIIVAGRIGSAFAAELGTMQVSEQIDTLRVLGTDPVDYLVTPRVIASCLALPFLTLICFTVGMASSALLADGVYGISINIILDSAQRALRPWDIITAMIKSQVFGLIISVVSCGWGVTTLGGAKGVGESTTSAVVLSLVGIFIADFVLSYCFFQGAGDSLKNL from the coding sequence AAGAGACTCTACAAAGACATGTGCTTGGATGAAATTCGGGAACACAAGTCAACTGTCTCCAAGACATAAATTGGTGAGACGAGTTTTCAATGATCAAAGCTGGGTAGATACTAACCGAACCAACTTCTTCCTAAACAACAAAAACAGGGTTTTCCCGATCCCCAACACAATGACAAACGATGGTCACGCGATACCTATTTCTGCATCTGAAGATAGTGCAGCCACAAACGACACACCAGATCAAGAACCACCCCCGTTGTTCAGCAAGTGGACACCTCCGGGATACCTATGGAGAGGGTTATCCGTTTTTGTGTTGGCGGGTCAAGTAATAATGAGAGTACTAAACCGTAAAGTCCACTGGAAAAACACTCTCCAACAGCTAGAAAGAGTCGGTCCAAAATCAGTCGGTGTTTGTCTCTTAACATCAGCGTTCGTGGGCATGGCTTTCACCATTCAGTTCGTCAGAGAATTCACCAGATTAGGTCTAAACCGAGCCGTAGGTGGGGTTCTAGCCCTAGCCTTCGTACGTGAGCTAAGCCCTGTGATCACTTCAATCATAGTAGCCGGTCGAATCGGCAGTGCATTCGCAGCAGAATTAGGGACCATGCAAGTATCTGAGCAAATCGACACTTTACGGGTTTTGGGTACCGACCCGGTTGACTATTTGGTAACCCCACGTGTCATTGCGTCTTGTTTGGCTTTACCGTTCTTGACCCTTATTTGTTTTACTGTCGGGATGGCTTCTAGTGCTCTTTTGGCAGACGGGGTTTACGGAATTAGCATTAATATCATTTTGGATTCGGCTCAAAGGGCTCTTAGACCATGGGACATAATTACTGCAATGATCAAGTCGCAGGTGTTCGGTTTGATCATATCTGTTGTGAGTTGTGGTTGGGGGGTTACTACTTTAGGTGGTGCTAAAGGTGTCGGAGAGTCTACTACTTCTGCCGTTGTTCTTTCGCTTGTCGGTATCTTTATAGCCGATTTCGTGCTTTCGTATTGTTTTTTTCAGGGAGCCGGGGATTCGCTCAAGAACTTATGA